A DNA window from Turicibacter sp. TJ11 contains the following coding sequences:
- the glmM gene encoding phosphoglucosamine mutase yields MGKYFGTDGIRGVANTELTPEFTLKLGRILGHHLKSKNTRPKVLIGRDTRISGELLESALIAGLISSGADVLTLGVITTPGVAYLTKNLDVDAGIMISASHNPVQDNGIKIFSHSGYKLSDREEEEIEALIDTEDELPRPIAGEIGRVEDFQMGSQKYVNFIKGTVGHKLTGLKIVLDCANGASSALAPQLFADLDADIITVSSNPDGININHDCGSTHPEALAKEVVKHEADLGFAFDGDCDRLIAVDHTGTVIDGDYIMFIVGRYLNEKGLLKQGTVVSTVMSNLGFYNAIEANGLQSVQTKVGDRYVLEEMLKNDYNFGGEQSGHLIFLDYGTTGDGMLSAVQLAKIIVEKEQSLADLAKEMPKYPQLLKNLRVEDKQAMMTNERILEVIKEVEGEMNGEGRVLVRPSGTEPLVRVMVEAKTEELCEQYVNRILNVVEQELK; encoded by the coding sequence ATGGGAAAATACTTTGGAACAGATGGAATTAGAGGAGTTGCTAATACTGAACTAACTCCAGAGTTTACTTTAAAATTAGGACGTATTTTAGGGCATCATTTAAAGTCTAAAAATACACGACCTAAAGTTTTAATTGGGCGCGATACTCGTATTTCAGGAGAACTATTAGAAAGTGCCTTAATTGCTGGTTTAATCTCGTCAGGAGCTGATGTATTAACTCTTGGGGTGATTACAACACCAGGTGTCGCTTATTTAACAAAAAATTTAGATGTAGATGCAGGAATCATGATTTCGGCTTCTCATAATCCAGTTCAGGATAATGGAATTAAAATCTTTAGTCATAGTGGTTATAAATTAAGTGATCGAGAAGAAGAAGAAATTGAAGCTTTAATTGATACGGAAGATGAATTACCTCGCCCAATCGCAGGAGAAATTGGACGTGTTGAAGATTTCCAAATGGGATCACAAAAGTATGTAAATTTTATTAAGGGAACTGTCGGTCATAAGTTAACAGGATTAAAGATTGTTTTAGATTGTGCAAATGGTGCAAGTTCAGCTTTAGCTCCTCAATTGTTTGCTGATTTAGATGCAGATATTATTACTGTCTCATCAAATCCTGATGGAATTAATATTAATCATGACTGTGGATCAACACATCCAGAAGCATTAGCAAAAGAAGTTGTTAAACATGAAGCTGACTTAGGATTTGCTTTTGATGGTGATTGCGATCGCTTAATTGCTGTTGATCATACTGGAACAGTGATTGATGGGGATTATATTATGTTCATTGTCGGACGTTATTTAAATGAAAAAGGATTATTAAAACAAGGAACTGTTGTTTCAACAGTTATGAGTAACTTAGGGTTTTATAATGCGATTGAAGCGAATGGCTTACAAAGTGTTCAAACTAAAGTTGGTGATCGTTACGTATTAGAAGAGATGTTAAAAAATGATTACAACTTTGGTGGAGAACAATCAGGGCACTTAATTTTCTTAGACTATGGAACAACTGGAGATGGAATGTTAAGCGCCGTTCAGTTAGCTAAAATCATTGTTGAAAAGGAACAATCATTAGCTGACTTAGCAAAGGAAATGCCTAAGTATCCACAGTTATTAAAAAATCTTCGTGTGGAAGATAAGCAGGCGATGATGACTAATGAACGTATTTTAGAAGTCATTAAAGAAGTTGAAGGTGAAATGAACGGAGAAGGACGTGTGTTAGTTCGTCCTTCAGGAACTGAGCCATTAGTTCGTGTAATGGTAGAGGCTAAAACAGAAGAGTTATGTGAACAATACGTAAATCGTATTTTAAACGTTGTTGAACAGGAATTAAAATAA